A single region of the Methanofollis fontis genome encodes:
- a CDS encoding oligosaccharide flippase family protein: MPNSPEDDENYSRQVPRNLLSYFAVSLTNLVVGFWLTPFYVQSLGVAAYGLIPLATSITNYFGIITESIHTTVSRYLTVDLRTNNFKKANITFNTAIFGALGLILIITPIAAILSFNVESIFSIPEGIADDAMVMFLGIISAFLLNAWASNFGVPLFSHNRLDLKNLIVVVRYLSQVIIVVALFFILSPSIRYIGVSFFIAAIIAFVITLLLWKWIAPQLKVKPRDFNIQRLKDLSGLGGWYLVTVAGSLLFTQIDLIVINLSLDPVAGGEYAIALTWSLLLRSMASMFDGVVGPVIMIDYAREKFDSILRISKTAVKCMGYIIALPVGLISGFAPQLLTLWVGPEFAGLAPLMWILIGHLVINLAVRPLFPIEVAFNKVRTPGLITLGMGICNLLLAVFLVNFTALGMYGVAIAGAIMLTMKNSIFTPWYAARIMGVSSTTFVRPLVSGLVAVIIIASSLYILHFWISITSWIQLGACSAIVGLAYTGMIWRFGLSLQERKVILSLVPSPIQQKISFLA, translated from the coding sequence TTGCCAAACTCCCCGGAAGACGATGAGAATTACAGCAGACAGGTTCCACGCAATCTCCTCTCCTATTTTGCGGTCTCTCTTACCAATCTGGTGGTCGGGTTCTGGCTCACACCATTTTATGTGCAGAGTCTGGGGGTGGCGGCATACGGGCTCATTCCGCTTGCCACCTCGATCACCAACTATTTCGGCATCATCACGGAATCGATCCATACCACCGTTTCTCGTTACCTGACCGTCGATCTCAGAACAAATAACTTCAAAAAGGCAAATATTACCTTCAACACGGCGATATTTGGCGCCCTCGGGCTGATACTCATCATCACCCCGATTGCGGCCATTTTATCGTTCAATGTAGAAAGCATATTTTCCATCCCGGAGGGGATCGCGGATGATGCAATGGTCATGTTTCTGGGGATAATCTCCGCTTTTTTATTGAATGCATGGGCAAGCAATTTCGGTGTCCCCCTCTTCTCGCACAACCGCCTCGACCTGAAGAACCTGATCGTGGTTGTCCGCTATCTCTCTCAGGTGATCATCGTCGTTGCCCTGTTCTTCATTCTGTCCCCCAGTATCAGATACATCGGCGTGTCGTTCTTTATTGCGGCCATAATCGCCTTTGTGATCACCCTCCTGCTCTGGAAATGGATCGCCCCTCAGTTGAAGGTGAAACCCAGGGACTTTAACATCCAGCGCCTCAAGGACCTTTCAGGATTGGGAGGATGGTATCTCGTTACAGTCGCCGGTTCTCTGCTTTTCACGCAGATAGACCTGATCGTCATCAATCTGTCACTGGACCCGGTGGCCGGAGGCGAGTATGCCATCGCATTGACCTGGAGTCTGCTCCTCCGCAGTATGGCAAGCATGTTCGACGGTGTCGTGGGCCCTGTCATTATGATCGACTATGCCAGGGAAAAATTCGATAGTATTTTGAGGATTTCAAAGACCGCGGTGAAATGTATGGGATATATTATCGCCCTCCCGGTCGGGCTGATATCCGGTTTTGCACCACAGCTCCTGACCCTGTGGGTCGGCCCTGAATTCGCCGGACTCGCTCCCCTCATGTGGATTCTGATCGGTCACCTCGTGATCAATCTCGCCGTCAGGCCGCTCTTCCCGATAGAAGTGGCATTTAATAAAGTCAGGACTCCCGGCCTCATCACCCTGGGAATGGGGATCTGCAACCTCCTCCTTGCTGTTTTTCTGGTGAATTTCACCGCCCTCGGGATGTATGGCGTCGCAATCGCCGGTGCAATCATGCTGACGATGAAAAATTCGATCTTCACTCCCTGGTATGCTGCCCGGATTATGGGGGTTTCCAGCACGACATTCGTTCGACCTCTCGTTTCAGGATTGGTTGCGGTTATCATCATCGCATCATCACTCTACATTCTCCATTTCTGGATTTCCATTACGAGCTGGATCCAGCTGGGTGCCTGCTCGGCGATCGTCGGTCTTGCCTATACAGGGATGATCTGGCGCTTCGGCCTGAGCCTTCAAGAACGGAAGGTGATCCTATCACTCGTGCCTTCACCAATACAGCAGAAAATTTCCTTTCTGGCATGA
- a CDS encoding glycosyltransferase family 2 protein, which produces MSPSVSVVIPLYNKGLHIERTIHSVLSQTYQDFEVLVIDDGSEDEGPEIVQHFNDPRIRLIRQENRGVSAARNRGIVESNTDFIAFLDADDEWLPEFLETIMKLRDRYPDAGIYVTDRVNFEPDGGISRCRYQGIPQAPWEGLIPSYFLTAGLSDQPVCSSVAGIPKRVLMESGGFPAGIRIGEDLITWFNIALKYPVAFNSITGAIYHKEAENRTAEQATSENWRTVILQRSMDALSNGDVPEDKLDDVREFIAAYQIQIARQHLFSGEKKETRRILSECRTKILKKQKFILFTRSLLPGPYPQRGDHDMNTA; this is translated from the coding sequence ATGTCACCATCCGTTTCAGTCGTCATTCCCCTGTACAATAAAGGGCTTCATATCGAACGCACGATTCATTCCGTTCTCAGTCAGACCTACCAGGACTTCGAAGTCCTGGTGATCGACGACGGGTCAGAGGATGAAGGTCCGGAGATCGTTCAACACTTCAATGACCCGCGGATCCGTCTGATACGGCAGGAGAACCGCGGCGTATCAGCGGCAAGAAACCGTGGCATCGTCGAATCCAACACCGATTTTATTGCATTTCTGGATGCAGATGATGAATGGCTTCCAGAATTTCTCGAAACCATCATGAAACTGCGTGATCGCTACCCGGACGCTGGAATATATGTAACAGACCGGGTGAATTTCGAACCCGATGGGGGAATATCCCGTTGCAGGTATCAGGGGATCCCGCAGGCACCATGGGAGGGTTTGATCCCCAGTTATTTCCTGACGGCTGGACTCTCGGATCAACCGGTCTGCTCTTCGGTGGCAGGCATACCGAAGAGAGTGTTGATGGAGAGTGGGGGATTTCCTGCGGGCATACGTATCGGAGAGGACCTGATCACATGGTTCAATATCGCCCTGAAATATCCGGTTGCCTTTAACAGCATCACCGGTGCAATATATCACAAAGAAGCAGAGAACAGGACAGCAGAACAGGCAACGAGCGAGAACTGGAGGACGGTTATCCTGCAGAGATCGATGGACGCACTTTCAAACGGAGATGTCCCTGAAGATAAACTGGACGATGTCAGAGAGTTTATTGCGGCATACCAGATCCAGATTGCCCGTCAGCATCTTTTTTCCGGGGAAAAAAAAGAAACTCGACGGATTCTATCAGAATGCAGGACAAAAATCCTCAAAAAACAAAAATTCATCCTTTTTACCCGCTCTCTCCTCCCCGGTCCATATCCACAAAGAGGGGATCATGACATGAATACAGCATAG
- a CDS encoding glycosyltransferase family 4 protein, whose protein sequence is MLFGDRYHENMRIVPQIGIASYLTHFGHEITWVVPSERAKRVQSSVFNGISVIEIPLQRWPKMFERCKIGYGLRRMNTILKIFRERQYDLVFVRDGTFDALLGLYLKKRYHLPFVYELSNPLEQRRDTYASYLNKKHILPFLRIDEYCRAYLMQNADLVLPTTAWMADDFAEKGVEREKMLPFPNGVKAIQPPLVDKKEIHERYHIREDTTIIYIGAMHRERHLDVLINAFAKISQDEHPCHLLMVGDGNDRDHLETIAEERGIKDNIVFTGQVDQDEIPNLIAAADIGVSCIPPLPFFKLSSPIKLFEYMAMQKPVVANFEIPEQKEALEASKGGVLIPFEVDALAEGLLQILRDPAGARVMGENGHSWVMENRNFEKLAKNLEKVYLSLLVQDSRGMGHPDS, encoded by the coding sequence ATGCTGTTTGGAGACAGATACCATGAAAATATGCGGATAGTCCCGCAGATCGGCATTGCCAGTTATCTGACACATTTCGGCCATGAAATCACCTGGGTCGTTCCTTCGGAGAGAGCGAAAAGAGTACAGAGTAGTGTATTCAACGGCATTTCGGTGATTGAAATACCCTTACAACGCTGGCCAAAGATGTTCGAACGATGCAAAATCGGATATGGACTTCGGAGGATGAACACCATCCTGAAGATCTTCCGGGAGAGACAGTATGACCTGGTTTTTGTCAGGGATGGCACATTCGATGCACTCCTGGGGTTGTACCTGAAGAAGCGATACCATCTCCCCTTTGTATATGAATTGTCAAATCCCCTTGAACAGCGGAGAGACACCTATGCATCGTACCTGAACAAGAAGCATATCCTGCCTTTCCTGAGAATAGATGAATATTGCAGGGCATATCTGATGCAAAATGCCGACCTGGTTCTGCCGACGACGGCATGGATGGCGGATGATTTTGCAGAAAAAGGAGTAGAAAGGGAGAAAATGCTGCCGTTCCCGAACGGTGTGAAGGCCATTCAGCCCCCCCTGGTTGATAAAAAAGAGATCCACGAGCGCTACCACATCAGAGAGGACACCACCATCATATACATCGGAGCAATGCACAGGGAACGGCACCTGGACGTTCTTATCAATGCATTTGCGAAAATTTCACAGGATGAACATCCCTGTCACCTTCTCATGGTGGGGGACGGGAACGACCGTGACCATCTCGAAACCATCGCAGAGGAGCGTGGAATCAAGGATAATATTGTCTTTACCGGACAGGTTGACCAGGATGAGATACCCAATCTGATCGCCGCAGCCGATATAGGGGTTTCGTGTATCCCCCCCCTGCCATTCTTCAAACTCAGCTCCCCGATAAAACTGTTTGAGTACATGGCGATGCAAAAACCGGTTGTGGCAAATTTCGAAATACCCGAACAGAAAGAGGCTCTCGAGGCAAGTAAAGGGGGAGTTTTGATACCATTTGAAGTCGACGCCCTGGCAGAGGGCCTCCTTCAGATACTCAGAGATCCTGCAGGGGCCAGAGTTATGGGAGAAAACGGGCATTCATGGGTGATGGAGAACCGAAATTTTGAAAAATTAGCAAAAAACCTCGAAAAGGTGTATCTCTCACTCCTGGTGCAGGACAGTCGTGGGATGGGACATCCGGATAGTTGA